From a single Catenulispora sp. MAP5-51 genomic region:
- a CDS encoding DUF2690 domain-containing protein yields MSAPRTDTRAEVTTLAAELRRLRERAGLSFAALGEQTPYSRSAWQRYLTAKVLPPWPAVRDLCRLSGEPEPRLRALWELAESADRGRGAVMAEPPKAESESDSDSRPGPQFQPKAEPKSQAKLQPKAEPEPDREPVAPPWRRRRVRVGLAVALIAAVAIAAAGVSVLRGTGTGSTPSRTVAGAFTVTCTSGSCTPTCHGAACVGRDPGLTLCGIQAQPLQQQETPTGIGLDIRYNPVCQTAWARFWNTHVGDSLTITASGGPAQSVRIADPKEADDFSYTPMLFVAGPGVTLRACITPAGGAPVCYTDTVS; encoded by the coding sequence ATGAGTGCTCCCCGGACCGACACCCGCGCCGAGGTCACGACACTGGCCGCCGAACTGCGCCGCCTGCGCGAACGGGCCGGCCTGAGCTTCGCGGCGCTCGGCGAGCAGACGCCGTACAGCAGATCGGCATGGCAGCGCTACCTGACGGCGAAGGTCCTGCCGCCGTGGCCGGCGGTGCGCGATCTGTGCCGCCTGTCCGGGGAGCCGGAGCCGAGGCTGCGAGCCCTGTGGGAACTCGCGGAATCGGCCGACCGGGGACGCGGCGCGGTCATGGCCGAGCCGCCGAAGGCCGAGTCCGAGTCCGACTCCGACTCCAGGCCCGGGCCCCAGTTCCAGCCCAAGGCCGAGCCCAAGTCCCAGGCCAAGCTCCAGCCCAAGGCCGAGCCCGAGCCCGATCGCGAGCCGGTCGCCCCGCCATGGCGCAGACGCCGCGTCCGTGTCGGCCTGGCCGTGGCGCTGATCGCGGCAGTCGCCATCGCCGCCGCGGGCGTGTCCGTGCTGCGCGGCACCGGCACCGGCAGCACACCGAGCCGCACCGTCGCCGGTGCCTTCACCGTGACCTGCACGAGCGGATCATGCACGCCCACCTGCCACGGCGCTGCCTGCGTCGGCCGGGACCCGGGGCTGACCCTGTGCGGAATCCAAGCGCAACCCCTGCAACAACAGGAGACCCCGACCGGCATCGGCCTGGACATCCGCTACAACCCTGTGTGTCAGACCGCTTGGGCCCGCTTCTGGAACACCCACGTCGGCGATTCCCTGACCATCACAGCATCCGGCGGACCCGCGCAGTCTGTCCGCATCGCCGATCCGAAGGAAGCCGACGACTTCTCCTACACACCGATGCTCTTCGTGGCCGGCCCCGGCGTCACGTTGCGAGCGTGCATCACCCCTGCCGGAGGAGCGCCTGTCTGCTACACCGACACAGTGTCCTGA
- a CDS encoding FadR/GntR family transcriptional regulator has translation MSSFAPVDRRSFSSAVFEQIIGQILDGTLDPGSPLPSERVLTSQLGVTRQVVREALQRLDQLGLVEIRHGGSTRVRDYRSHSGLDLLPRLFQRPDGALDPEVVRSVMEMRQAVGADAAALCATRLDDTSELRQAVAELGATDGGRALDTRFWDLVVDGSGNICYRLSLNALRQAYQPAAAVVARLLADELAAVPRYLAVIAAIDDRDPERARAAASELLAVGTTAISLFLEA, from the coding sequence GTGAGCTCCTTCGCCCCGGTGGATCGCCGGTCCTTCTCCTCCGCCGTCTTCGAGCAGATCATCGGCCAGATCCTGGACGGCACGCTGGACCCGGGCTCGCCCCTGCCGTCCGAGCGCGTACTGACCTCGCAGCTGGGGGTCACCCGCCAAGTGGTCCGTGAGGCCCTGCAGCGGCTGGACCAGCTCGGGCTGGTGGAGATCCGGCACGGCGGCAGCACCCGGGTCCGGGACTACCGGTCCCACTCGGGCCTGGACCTGCTGCCCCGGCTGTTCCAGCGTCCCGACGGCGCGCTGGACCCGGAGGTCGTCCGCTCGGTGATGGAGATGCGGCAAGCCGTGGGCGCCGATGCCGCGGCCCTGTGCGCGACGCGGCTGGACGACACGTCCGAGCTGCGTCAGGCCGTCGCCGAGCTCGGCGCCACCGACGGGGGCCGGGCTCTGGACACCCGGTTCTGGGACCTGGTCGTCGACGGGTCGGGCAACATCTGTTACCGGCTCTCTCTCAACGCCCTGCGTCAGGCCTACCAACCCGCCGCGGCGGTGGTGGCCCGCCTCCTGGCCGACGAACTGGCCGCGGTCCCCCGCTACCTGGCGGTGATCGCCGCGATCGACGACCGCGACCCGGAGCGCGCCCGCGCGGCCGCCTCGGAGCTGCTGGCGGTCGGAACCACCGCGATATCCCTGTTCCTGGAGGCATGA
- a CDS encoding cation:proton antiporter, with protein MSSGTWTAAAVSGIAAAYALTSRRLSTTPVSAAMVFVGSGIAIGPVGLNLVSVQTDTEPLRTLVEAALTLVLFTDATTVRPADLRSGGALSGRLLSVGLVLTIGAGWLLAWPLLPGLTVWELALVAAILAPTDAALGKSAISDPRVPSLIRQTLNVESGLNDGLVLPFFVLFLAAIPGTSYAHQGVADTFWRALLLSPAIGLAVGGITGRLLHVSLDHGWVASDWRPVCVLAAAAGAYTLATLTHGSGFIGAWVAGFAFARPLRRGKRPEAEVARTTELAEDLGGLLTMLSLLLFGAVLLGPALEHLSWRIAGYAVLSLTVIRMLPVALALTASRLKAPTVAYIGWFGPRGLASVVFGLLVAEENLHGADLIGHVVAITVGLSVLLHGASAAALAARYGRWYRRTSAATPNLRESATTPVTPRRGRLGAGEAG; from the coding sequence GTGAGTAGCGGCACCTGGACAGCCGCCGCCGTGTCCGGGATCGCCGCCGCCTACGCCCTCACCTCCCGGCGGCTGTCCACGACACCGGTGTCCGCGGCCATGGTCTTCGTCGGCTCCGGCATCGCGATCGGTCCCGTCGGCCTGAACCTGGTCAGCGTGCAGACCGACACCGAGCCCCTGCGCACCCTGGTGGAAGCGGCCCTGACCCTGGTGCTGTTCACCGACGCCACGACCGTGCGCCCGGCGGATCTGCGCAGCGGCGGTGCCCTCTCCGGGCGGCTGCTTTCGGTCGGCCTGGTGCTCACCATCGGCGCCGGATGGCTGCTGGCCTGGCCGCTGCTACCGGGCCTGACCGTTTGGGAGCTGGCCCTGGTCGCCGCGATCCTGGCCCCCACCGACGCGGCACTGGGCAAGAGCGCCATCTCCGATCCGCGGGTACCGAGCCTGATCCGTCAGACGCTCAACGTGGAGAGCGGACTGAACGACGGCCTGGTACTGCCCTTCTTCGTGCTCTTCCTCGCCGCCATCCCCGGCACCTCCTACGCGCATCAGGGCGTCGCCGACACCTTCTGGCGCGCCCTGCTGCTCAGCCCGGCGATCGGCCTGGCCGTCGGCGGGATCACCGGCCGACTCCTGCACGTCTCGCTCGACCACGGCTGGGTGGCATCGGACTGGCGGCCCGTCTGCGTGCTCGCCGCGGCCGCCGGCGCCTACACCCTGGCCACGCTCACCCACGGAAGCGGCTTCATCGGCGCGTGGGTGGCCGGGTTCGCCTTCGCCCGCCCCCTGCGCCGCGGCAAGCGGCCGGAAGCCGAGGTGGCCCGCACCACCGAACTGGCCGAAGACCTCGGCGGGCTGCTGACCATGCTCAGCCTGCTGCTGTTCGGCGCGGTCCTGCTCGGTCCCGCCCTGGAGCACCTCAGCTGGCGCATCGCCGGATACGCCGTCCTGAGCCTGACCGTGATCCGCATGCTCCCCGTCGCGCTCGCCCTGACCGCGAGCAGACTGAAGGCACCCACCGTGGCCTACATCGGCTGGTTCGGCCCGCGCGGACTGGCCTCTGTCGTGTTCGGGCTCCTGGTCGCCGAGGAGAACCTCCACGGCGCCGACCTCATCGGCCACGTCGTCGCCATCACCGTCGGACTCAGTGTGCTGCTCCACGGGGCATCCGCCGCGGCGCTCGCCGCCCGCTACGGGCGCTGGTACCGGCGAACATCCGCGGCCACGCCGAACCTGCGCGAGAGCGCCACCACGCCCGTCACACCGCGACGCGGCAGACTGGGCGCGGGCGAAGCCGGCTGA
- a CDS encoding peptidoglycan-binding protein: MARWRPLPAGLDPAVVRFVVQLRKLKDDSGLSLPRLAAKTGYSASSWERYFVGKTLPPAAAVEALAALVGADPVRIEVLREAASRAPVDQQPDEQAADEPAGPRPAASSRTRRLGRTALTAGAGAVVGAAITLLVLSPEPANAKPQALVVKPRTVYTCTYTQRDGRWYAGNSTTTSDILEVDMWGPEVAELQCLLQHAGFSPGAADGNFGPLTETAVIDAQKAHHLDVDGQVGPQTWAALRG; this comes from the coding sequence ATGGCGCGATGGAGGCCGCTCCCCGCGGGCCTGGATCCGGCGGTGGTCAGGTTCGTCGTGCAGTTGCGCAAGCTCAAGGACGACAGCGGGCTGAGTCTGCCGCGCCTGGCCGCCAAAACCGGCTACAGCGCCTCGTCCTGGGAACGGTACTTCGTGGGCAAGACGCTGCCTCCCGCGGCGGCGGTCGAAGCCCTGGCCGCGCTCGTCGGCGCCGATCCGGTGCGCATCGAGGTGCTCCGCGAAGCCGCGTCCCGGGCGCCGGTGGATCAGCAGCCTGATGAGCAGGCCGCCGATGAACCGGCGGGGCCTCGCCCTGCCGCTTCGTCCCGGACCCGGCGTCTCGGCCGGACGGCCCTGACCGCCGGCGCGGGTGCCGTCGTCGGCGCGGCGATCACGCTGCTGGTGCTGAGCCCGGAGCCCGCCAACGCCAAGCCGCAAGCCTTGGTGGTCAAGCCGCGAACCGTCTACACCTGCACGTACACCCAACGCGACGGCCGGTGGTACGCCGGCAACAGCACGACGACCAGCGACATCCTCGAGGTCGACATGTGGGGCCCGGAGGTCGCCGAGCTCCAGTGCCTGTTGCAGCACGCCGGATTCTCGCCGGGAGCCGCCGACGGCAACTTCGGCCCGCTGACCGAGACCGCCGTGATCGACGCGCAGAAGGCACACCATCTGGACGTCGACGGCCAGGTCGGACCGCAGACCTGGGCGGCCCTGCGCGGATGA
- a CDS encoding sterol desaturase family protein: MMFDSTTPTRTEFTGAGLTLRQAAGQFARHRNARVLGAGTAAALASRLALGRWTRRDATAAAVIIGVEPFVEWMVHVHVLHQRPREVAGRTVDSLLARSHREHHRDPRDPELVFIPRQTLIPAIAALAAANLAGARAVRPALTGFATAVASLGAYEWTHFLIHSAYRPKTALYRTIRRTHQLHHFRNEKYWFGIITPVSDKVLNTYPDKDEVPASKTAKTLGVSA, encoded by the coding sequence ATGATGTTCGACTCGACGACGCCCACCCGGACCGAGTTCACCGGCGCCGGCCTGACCCTGCGCCAGGCCGCCGGCCAGTTCGCCCGGCACCGCAACGCGCGCGTGCTGGGCGCCGGGACCGCCGCGGCCCTGGCCTCACGGCTGGCGCTGGGCCGCTGGACCCGGCGCGACGCCACCGCGGCGGCGGTGATCATCGGCGTCGAACCGTTCGTCGAGTGGATGGTCCACGTCCATGTCCTGCACCAGCGCCCGCGAGAGGTCGCCGGACGCACCGTCGACAGCCTTCTGGCACGCTCCCACCGCGAGCACCACCGCGACCCCCGCGACCCGGAGCTGGTGTTCATCCCCCGGCAGACGCTGATCCCGGCGATCGCCGCACTGGCCGCCGCCAACCTCGCCGGGGCGCGTGCCGTCCGGCCCGCGCTCACCGGGTTCGCGACCGCCGTGGCCTCGCTCGGCGCCTACGAGTGGACCCATTTCCTGATCCACTCCGCGTACCGCCCGAAGACCGCGCTGTACCGGACGATCCGCAGGACTCACCAGCTGCACCACTTCCGGAACGAGAAGTACTGGTTCGGGATCATCACCCCGGTCTCGGACAAGGTGCTGAACACCTATCCGGACAAGGACGAGGTGCCCGCGTCGAAGACGGCCAAGACGTTGGGTGTGAGCGCTTAG
- a CDS encoding M23 family metallopeptidase, protein MSALGHTPRRRLSRRATFGLVAGVAAIAVPVVGASGAHAAAYPAATPAMAAAATTTAPVSSGDVAPLAVLRITEPYGVPGPWAAGHHTGVDLAAAVGTGVRSVGAGTVVRSGWDGAYGIDVLVKLDDGKYALYGHLSQASVFAGAGVRAGQQIGLSGATGHVTGPHLHFEVRTTPYYGSDINPVTYLREHGVTL, encoded by the coding sequence ATGTCTGCCCTCGGACACACTCCGCGGCGACGCCTTTCTCGCCGTGCCACGTTCGGTCTGGTCGCCGGGGTCGCCGCCATCGCTGTGCCGGTGGTCGGGGCGAGCGGCGCACACGCCGCGGCGTACCCGGCCGCCACGCCCGCCATGGCGGCCGCCGCCACGACCACGGCACCGGTCTCCTCCGGCGACGTCGCCCCGCTGGCCGTTCTGCGGATCACCGAGCCGTACGGAGTCCCCGGCCCCTGGGCCGCCGGACACCACACCGGCGTCGATCTGGCCGCGGCCGTCGGCACGGGCGTCCGCTCGGTCGGCGCCGGCACCGTCGTGCGCAGCGGCTGGGACGGGGCGTACGGCATCGACGTCCTGGTCAAGCTCGACGACGGCAAGTACGCACTCTACGGCCACCTGTCACAGGCCTCTGTCTTCGCGGGCGCCGGTGTGCGGGCCGGCCAGCAGATCGGGCTGTCCGGGGCGACCGGTCACGTCACCGGCCCGCACCTGCACTTCGAGGTGCGGACGACGCCGTATTACGGCTCTGACATCAACCCGGTCACCTACCTGCGGGAGCACGGCGTCACCCTCTGA